The genomic segment GGCACGACGCTCGGGTGAGGTGGGTGACGCGCGACGGGGCGCACACATCCGGAATCACCGGCTACATTCCCCGCACGGGTTCTCCGGCTGGGCTCCCTTCCCAACGTTTTTCCGTAACAGGCTGGCACATGGCAGACTCCCAGATCAGGGTTGTCCTCGCGGACGACGACGTCCTTGCTCGGCCGCTCCTGAGCGAGTTGCTGGTATCCATGGGGTATGCCGTCGTCGGCGAAGCCGGCACGGGGCGCGAGGCGGTCGCGGTGGCGGCTGACGTGGTGCCCGATGTCGTGCTCCTCGACGTGCACATGCCCGACGGCAGCGGCATCGACGCCGCCAAGGCGATCACGGCCACCGGCGCGCCGACGGCCGTGGTGCTGTTCAGCGGCGACCAGTCGGTGTCGCTGAGCGCCGACGATGCGCGCGCGACGGCAGCCATCGCCTTCCTCCCGAAGCCGGCCCCGCCGGGCATCCTCGACAGCACCCTGCGCCTGGCCGTGGCCCGTGCGCGTGAGCTCTCCGAGAGCCGGCAGGACGCCGCCTTCTGGAAGCAGAAGCTCGAGGAGCGCAAGCTGATCGAGCGGGCGAAGGGCATCCTGATGCGTCGCACCGGCAGCACCGAGCAGGAGGCGTACCGCATCATGCAGCGGAGTTCGCAGGAC from the Gemmatimonadaceae bacterium genome contains:
- a CDS encoding ANTAR domain-containing protein, whose translation is MADSQIRVVLADDDVLARPLLSELLVSMGYAVVGEAGTGREAVAVAADVVPDVVLLDVHMPDGSGIDAAKAITATGAPTAVVLFSGDQSVSLSADDARATAAIAFLPKPAPPGILDSTLRLAVARARELSESRQDAAFWKQKLEERKLIERAKGILMRRTGSTEQEAYRIMQRSSQDNSVPMSQIAQAVIDSEPGAKKSEAAALS